The following DNA comes from Streptomyces sp. Ag109_O5-10.
GTACGCCCAGCGCGGCGACGCGCAGTCTCGCCGAGGAGGTCGTCAGCATCGCCCGCTCCGAGCTGCCCGGCCTGGACGCCCGCATCGGGTACCTGGACGGGGACGACGCGGAGTTCCCCACCCTCCAGTCCGTGCTGGCCCGTGCCGCCGAGGAGCGCACCGCCCGCTACGAGCAGGCCGTCGCCGCCGGCGTCGAGGGGATCAAGGCCCCTGACGGCCCGGTCGCCGTCGTCGTGCCGCTGCTGGCCGGTCCGGACAGCGCGCTGCTGCGCCAGGTCCGCCACGCGGTCATGGAGAGCCGGATCGCGGCCGACCTGACCGACGTCCTCGGCCCGCACCCGCTGCTCGCCGAGGCGCTGCACGTGCGCCTCTCCGAAGCGGGTCTGGCCCGCGCCGACCGTGCCCGGCTGTTCACCGTGGCGACGGCCGCGGACGGCATCGTCCTCGCGTCCGTGGGCGGCGACGAGGCCGTGCAGGCCGCCGGGATCACCGGCATGCTGCTCGCCGCGCGCCTGGCCGTACCGGTGATGGCCGCCGCGCTGGACCAGGAGGGCTCGATCGCCTCCATCGCGGAGCAGCTGCGGGGTTCGGGGTCGCAGCAGCTGGCGCTGGCTCCGTACCTGATAGGGCCGGAGATCGACGCGGCGCTGCTGGCCGCGGCCGCGGAGGAGGCCGGCTGCGCCACCGCCGAGCCGCTGGGGGCGTACCCGGCGATCGGGAAGCTGGCGCTGGCCAAGTACACGACGGCGCTGGGGATCGCTCCGCAGCAGCCGCAGGGTACGCCGGTGCGGTGATGCGCTTCGCGCGGCGGCCGTGAGTCGAGGGCCCGTTCCTTGAGGGGAGCGGGTCCCTTTTTCATGGGGTCGCGCGGTCGGTGTTCGGCTGCGGGGCGGTGGGCGGCTGGGCGCGCAGTCCCCGCGCCCCTTGCGGGGCGCTGAAGGACGGGGCGCTGAAGGCGTGGCGCTTCAGTCGAAGACGATGCAGGAAGGGGCCGGGATCTCGACCGAGCCGTCGTAGCGGGGCTGGCCCGTGCGGTGGTCGAGGGTGAACCAGGTGATGTTGCCCGAGCGTTCGTTGGCGGCGTAGAGGAAGCCGCCCGACTCGGTGATCGCACGGGGCCAGTGGCCTCCGCAGGGGACCGTCGCCGTGAGGTGGAGCTGGTCGCCGTCGACCGTGAACGTGGACAGGACGTCCTCGCCCCTGGTCGCCGTCCAGACGAAGCGGCCGTCCGGCGAGACGGCGATGCCGGACGGGTAGGCGTCGCCGGCCGGGGCGCCGGGCAGCACCGGCGTCTCGGTCAGCGGCTTCAGGGTGCCGGTGGCGGCGTCCCAGCGGCAGACGGTCACGGTGGGCGTGAGTTCGTTGACGACGTAGGCGTACCGGCCGTCCGGGTGGAAGGAAAGGTGACGGGGGCCGGAGCCGGGGCGCAGGGCGAACTCGCGGTGCAGGGCCGGGGAGCCCCGGTCCAGGGTGCAGACGCGGACCGAGTCGGTGCCCAGGTCGACGCTGACCGCCCAGCGGCCACTGGGGTCGGGCTGCACCTGGTGGGCGTGCGGCCCGCGCTGGCGCCGCTCGTGCGGGCCCGAGCCGCTGTGCTGGAGCAGTCCGGACGGGGCGGGGGCGAGCGTGCCGTCGGGGCGGACGGGGACGGCGGTGACGCTGCCCGAGCCGTAGTTGGCGGTCAGGACATGGCCGTCGAAGACGCTGAGGTGGGTGGGGCCGCTGGCGTCGACCGGGACCGGCGGCCCGGCGAGGCGCGGCTTGTCGTCGTGGACGTGGTACGCGGCCACCGCGCCGTCGGCGGTCTCGCTGACCGCGTACAGGGTGCGTCCGCCGGGCGCGAGCGCGAGATAGGACGGGTCGGGGACGCCGTCGACGCTCTCCAGGAGTGCCAGGGCACCGCTGTCCGGTCGGACCGCCGCCGTCACGACCCCGGGGCCGCCCGCGGCCGTGAACGACCCGATGAAGGCCCTGCGCCGTCTGCCGCCGTCTGCCACCGCTGTCCCCTATCGCCGCGAGCCACCACGAGCCGGTACGTGTCGGAACGGGTCGGTTCGAGCCCGCCCGGGGCCGACGGTAGCAGCTGGCGGTCTAGACCAGGATGTGCGCGGCGCGTCTCAGGCGCCGACCAGGGGTGAGCCCGAGGGGGCCCGCAACGGCTCGGCGAGCTCGGCCAGGGCCCGCTCCAGGCCGTGCAGATGGGCGAGGGCGGGTTCGGCGGGCGGCTCGGTGGGGGCGGTGATGTGCTCCGAGCCCCTGGTGAGCGCCTCGACGGCGGCCTCGACCCGCCAGCAGGCGGCGGCCAGCCGCGCGTCGTGCGAGGCCTCCGGGTCGGCGGCGACCACGACCAGGCCGCGGATCTCGCGGGCGCAGTCGTCCAGCAGGCCGAGGACGCGGCGGGCGCGGCGCCTGCGGCCGCGGATCGGGTTGAGCGGGTGCACGAGCGGGGCGACCGAGAGCCGTACCCGGCCGAGGAGCTGTTCCAGTTCGGCCACCCGGGGTACCGGGTCGGCGGCGGAGCCGGCGAGCCGGGCGGCGGCCTCGGCCGTGCAGGCGTGCACGCAGCGCAGGGCGCGCTGGATCCAGGCGTCGGTGGTGAGATGGGTGGTGACCGGAAGCACGAACAGCACGGCGAGGACGGCGCCCAGGGCGCCCACCGCGGTCTCGGCCAGCCGCAGCGCCAGCAGGCCGGGGGTGAGGACGCCGAGCAGGCCGTAGAGCAGTTCGGCGAGGAAGGTCACCCAGAGCATCATCCAGGTGTAGGAGACGGCGGCCGTGTAGAAGATGCCGAAGACGGCGACCGCGACCAGGACGGCGGTGGGGACCGGGGCGCCGTGCACGGGGGCGGCCACCAGCGGGCCCAGCGCGATGCCGATGAGGGTGCCGAGGACCCGGCGGAAGCCGCGCACCAGGGTCTCGCCGCGCGAGGCGGTGTTGACGAAGATCCACCAGGTGGCACCGACCGCCCAGTACCAGCGCTGGCCGGACACCAGTTGGCCGGCGACCAGCGCGAAACCCGCGCCGGCGGTCGCCTGGACCGCCTGCCGGGTGGTCACCCGGGCCAGGCCGGTGCCGGTGGACGGGGCGGGTACCGGCGGCGGGGGCAGGCGGCGCTCGTAGCACCAGAGGCCGAAGCGGACGGCCGCGGCGCTGCCCACGGAGAGCAGGACGGCGGCGAAGAGCGCGGGCAGCTGTCCGGGGGTGGCGTGCAGGAACTGGGCGACGAAGAAGGTCATGAAGGCGAACACGCCCAGGCTGTGGCCGCGCGGACCCCAGCGACGTGCGTAGACGCCCGCGCCGACCACGGCGAGGAAGACCAGGTCGCGGGCGACCGGGACGTCGTGCAGTTCGGCCGCGGCGGCGAGCACGGGCAGGCCGACGGCGGGCAGCAGCGCGGTGGTGACGGCCTGCCCGCGCACGGTGGCGTCCGCGACGGTGAACAGCGCGAGCAGTGCGGCGAGACCGCCGGTGACGGCGCCCGTGACGGAGTGCACGGCCGGCGCGCAGACCACTACGGCTAGGCCGATGCCCAGCACGGCGCGCGCGGCGAAGCGCAGCCGAACCCGCCCCGGGTCCGGAGCCACGAACACCCTCTTCAGCACTGCTTCCCCTCCCGCGGACGGCACACAAAAGGCGCCGCGGGGGATCCGCAGCGCCATCGACACACCCATGAGAGCACCGGAGGGGCACCTGGCTCAAGTGGTGTCGATTCTGCTGCGCCAATGGTCCAGCAGGAAGCGCTGTAGCCCGACGGTCGAATCGCCAATGGACCAGGTCAGCCAGGATCACCGATGGGCCATTGGTACAGTCGTGCGTCATGACCGTGGACGAGCTCGACACCCGCATCCTGCGGCTGCTGCTGGAGCAGCCGCGCACCAGCGTGCGCGAGTACGCCCGGATCCTCGGGGTCGCCCGGGGCACGCTCCAGGCCCGCCTCGACCGGCTGGAGCGCGACGGCGTGATCACGGGTACCGGCCCCTTCCTCTCCCCCGCCGCGCTCGGCCACCCGGTGCTGGCCTTCGTGCACATCGAGGTCACCCAGGGACATCTCGACGACGTCGGGGACGCGCTGGCCGCAGTTCCGGAGATCGTGGAGGCCTTCTCGATCACCGGCGGCGGGGATCTGCTGACCCGGGTGGTGGCGCGGGACAACGCGCACCTGGAGGACGTGATCCAGAAGCTGATCAGCCTGCCGGGCGTGGTACGCACCCGTACCGAGGTGGCGCTGCGCGAACGCGTCCCGCACCGGCTGCTGCCGCTGGTGGAGTCCGTCGGCCGGGCCGCACGCGGATGACGGCATCCTGGTCGCATGAGCGATCTCGGCGGCCTCGCGGTCATCTTCGATCTCGACGGCACACTCGTGGACAGCGAGCCGAACTACTACGAGGCGACGCGGCGGCTACTGGCCCGGCACGGCGTCACGGACTACACCTGGGCGGCGCACGAGCGTCTCGTCGGCATCAGCACGCTGGAGACGGTCGCCCTGCTGCGTGACCGACACCGACTGCGGACCCCGGTGGCCGAGTTGCTCGCGGAGACGAACCGGCGGTATCTGGAGCTGGCCCGGACCGGCACGCGCGTGTACCCCGAGATGCGGAAGTTCGTGGAGCTGCTCGCGGCCGAGGGCGTCCCGACGGCGGTGGCCTCCGGCTCCTCTCCCGAGGCGATCGACGCGGTCCTGGCCGGCACCGGCCTCGGCGCCCATCTGCGTACGACGGTCTCGGCGGACGAGGTGCCGCGCGGCAAACCGGCGCCGGACGTCTTCCTGGAGGCGGCCCACCGGCTCGGTGCCGCACCGGCCGACTGCGTGGTGCTGGAGGACGCCGCTCCTGGCGTCGCGGCGGCGCACGCGGCCGGGATGCGCTGCATCGCGGTCCCGAGTGCGACCGCTCGGGCCGACCTGTTCAGCACGGCCGGCCTCCTGCTGCCCGGCGGCCAGGCGGAGTTCACGGCACGCGCGGCCTACGACTGGCTCACGTCGTCCTGAACGGCGGCCTCCGGCCACCTCCCGGTGTCCTCCCGGCGGTCTCCCGGCACCCTCCGCGGCGCCGGACCGCCGAGCCGTCACACGGACGGAGCAGTTCGGCCATCCGTTCGCTCCGCCGGTCGTGCGATGCCCGGAATGCCTGCATAGCGTGGCCGCATGACCACGACCTGCTCAAAGCCGCAGCAGCCGGCCACCGACAACCGACGGTGGAAGGCGCTCGGGGTCTGTCTCGCGGCCGGCTTCATCTCGCTGCTCGACACCTCGATCGTCAACGTGGCGCTGCCCTCGATGGAGCGCGGTCTGGGCGCCACGGAGGCCGCCCAGGCCTGGGTGGTCTCCGGGTACGCGCTGACCTTCGGGCTGGCGCTCGTCCCCGCGGGCCGGCTCGGCGACATGCGCGGAATGCGCCAGGCCTTCCTGATCGGCCTCGCCGTGTTCACGGTGGCCTCGGCGGCCTGCGGGCTCGCGGCGAGCCCCGACCGGCTGGTGGTGTTCCGGCTGATCCAGGGCGCGGCGGCGGGCATGGTCGCGCCGCAGACCTCCGGCCTGATCCAGCAGATGTTCCGGGGCTCCGAACGCGCCAAGGCCTTCGGGCTGCTCGGCAGCGTCATCGGGATCTCGACGGCGGTCGGCCCGCTGGCCGGCGGTGTGATCATCGACGCCGTGGGCACCGGGGACGGCTGGCGCTGGGTGTTCTTCGTCAACCTGCCCATCGGTGTCGCCGCGTTCGTCGCGGGCCTGCGGCTGCTGCCCCGCTGTCCCGCGTCGGCGGACCGGCGGGAGCGGTTCGACCCGCTCGGGGTGCTGCTCCTCGGCTGCGGCGTGCTCGCGCTGATGCTGCCGCTGGTGCAGGAGCAGCAGTGGACCGGACGGGACAAGTGGGCGCTGCTGCCGGCGGGCGCGGTGCTGCTCGGCCTGTTCTGGGTGTGGGAACGGCGGCAGGGCAGGCTGGGACGGGCGCCGCTGCTCGACCTGAACCTGTTCTCGATGCGGTCCTTCACCCTCGGCGCGCTGATCAGCCTGTCCTACTTCGCCGGCTTCACCACGGTCTTCTTCGTCCTCGCCCTCTTCCTGCAGAACGCGGCGGGGTACAGCGCCCTGGCAGCCGGCGTCGCGGTGCTGCCGTTCGCGATCGGCTCGGCGGTCGGCGCCGCCCTCGGCGGCCGCCTGGTGGTGAGCCAGGGGCGGAAGGTGGTCGTCATGGGCCTCACCGGGGTGACGCTCGGGCTGCTCGGCACCATCGCGGTGGTGCGGCTGGTTCCGCTGGAGAGCTTCGGGTGGGCCGCGGCGCTGCCGATGCTCCTCGGCGGCATCGGCTCCGGCATCACGGTCTCCCCCAACACCACGCTCACCCTGACCCGGGTGCCGGTGAAGCGGGCAGGCGCGGCCGGCGGGGTGCTGCAGACCGGCCAGCGCGTCGGCTCGGCGGCCGGTATCGCGGTGGTGGGCTCGGTCTACTTCGCCCACCTCGCGCACCACGGCCCGGCTCCCGAGGCGCTCCAGCTGGGCCTGCTCACCTCCATGGGGTTCATCCTGGTGGCGCTGGGCCTGGCGGTCGCCGACCTGGGAGAACGGGCGAAGGCACCGGAGGCACCGGAGGCGCAGGGGATGCCGGAGGCCGAGAGCCTGACATCCTGACCCGGGGCCCCGGCCGTGGCCGCCGCCGCTACGAGCGGCGGCGGGGCTTGCCGCGCTTCGCGGGCTTCGCGCCGGGCGCCCGCCCGCGTGCGGTGCGGGCGCCCGGCGTCGCCTTGGCCGCGGCGGCCGGCTTCTGCGCCCGGCCGGCCTTCTCCGGCGCGGCCTTCGCCGTCTTCGGCGCCGGTGCGGCCTGCCGGCCGCGGGTGCTGTTGACCGTGCGGCCGCGGACGATGCCGATGAAGTCGTCGACCAGGTCGGTGGTGGCCTCCTCGGGCCAGGACAGGGCGACGGCAGACTCCGGGCCGTCGGTGAGCGGCCGGTAGGTGAGGTCCCGGCGGTGGTACAGGCGGGCCAGGGACTGCGGGACGACCAGGAGACCGACACCGGCGGCGACCAGTTCCACCGCGTCCTCGGTGGTCGCGGGGCGCTCGAAGGCGGGCTCGCCGGGCGGGGCGTCCCAGTCGAAGACGTCGTCGAGGGGGTGGCAGAGGACCTCGTCGGCGAGGTCGGCGAGGGTGACCTCCTCGGCCGCCGTGATCACGTGGTCCCTGGGCACGACGACCACCGTGGTCTCGGTGTAGAGGGGGATCGCGCTGAAGAACGTGCGGTCGACCGGGAGCCGTACGAGACCGGCGTCCGCGTCGCCCGCGCGCAGCACGTCGGACGCCTCTGCGGCGGGGACCTGGAGGAGGGTGAGCGGGACGCCGGGCCGACGCTCGTTCCAGATCCGGACCCACTTGGCGGGCGTTACGCCGGGGACGTACGCGAGCCGGAACGACGGTGTTTCCTCCGAGCCTGTCATCAGCCCAGGTTAACGGGCCGCGGCCGGCCGGCGGGCACCGGCCGGGGACGGCCGTCCGGCAGCGGCCGCGGAAGGTCCCCGGCATCGGCCGTGGTCGGGGCTCGGGCGCCCGGCCGATACCCTTGACCTCATGAGTTCGCACCAGACCGCCCAGACGATGAAGCCCGCGACCGCGGCGAAGAAGCTGGGCGTGTACCTGCCCGCCACGCCGGCCGCCTTCCAGGAGGGCGTCGTCTCGCGCGCCGAGCTGACCGAGCTCCTGGCGAATCCGCCCGAGTGGCTGCGCGAGCTGCAGGCCAACGGACCGCACCCGCGTCCGGTGGTCGCGGCCAGGCTCGGCGTGTCCATCGCGGGGCTGGCGCGCGGCGGCGTGACGGAACCGCTCACCACCGAGCAGATCGAGGAACTCAAGCGCGAGCTGCCCGAGTGGCTGGCCAAGGAGCGCGCCACGCAGGCCGAGGTCCGCAAGGAGACCGTGCGGCTGAAGAACCTGAAGCGGGAGAAGGAGTCGGGGCAGGGCTGAGGCCACTCCCCGCCGCGATTCTCCACGGCTCCGGTCCAGGCGCCCGCCGCCCGGATCCCGGGGCCGTTGCCGTACCGACCGCGCCCCTGCGCCGTGTCCGCGGTCCGGCGCTTCCTCGTCCCCCACCCCGTCGTAGCCTGCCGGCTCCCCCCCGGAAACCCCCTCGACCGGCGCCCGCCTCCGCCTCGTCCCGCTTCCTCACAGCCCGCCTGCAACCTTCGCTGAGCTGCGATTTCCCTCTCCGTGCACAGACGGCGGCAGGCGTTGTCAGTGGTCTCCCCTACAGTCGCCATCACTTGATCACTGCGGTGCGGGGAGGCACGCATGGGGTGGGTGACGGCCGGGGACTACGAGGTGGCCCTGGACGACGGGAAGGTGGTCTGCCGCAACGCGGCGGGGCGACGGCTGAAGTCCGTGCCCGCGAAGCTGGCGGACGATCCGGCCGTGCTGGGGCTGCGGCAGCTCGCCGAGTGGCTGGAGCGGCACGAACGGCGGTGCCTGGCCGACGTGGAACGGTGGATGACCCGCTCGCTTCCCGTGCCCCTCGCCGTTCTCGCGCGGGTCTGGCCCGACCCCGCCTGGCAGGCGGCCCTGCGGGACCTGGTGGTCACCGGCGCCGACGGCGAGGTCGCCGGATTCCTGCGGGACGCCGATGCCGAACGCGGGCTCGGCCTGGTCGATCTCGACGGCGACACCGTGCGCATCGCCCCCGAACTGGTCCGGCTGCCGCACCCGGTCCTCCTCGAAGACCTGGAGGAGCTGCGGGAGTTCGCCGTCGAACTCGGCGTCGAGCAGAAGGCCCAGCAGCTGTTCCGCGAGGTCTGGCACCGCCCGGCCGCACTGGACGCCGAGGGCACCCAGGTCGAGGAGTACGCGGGCGGGGTCTTCAAGGAGCTGCGGTTCCTGCACGGCAGGGCCTCGCAGTTGGGATACCGCGTGCGCGGCGGATACGCGGTGTGCTCGGTGCTGGAGGAAGGCCGCGGGGTCGAGGCCCGGGTCTGGATCGGCGACTACGACAGCTACTTCGAGACCGAGACCGGCCCGCTGGCATGGACCGATCCGGCGGGCCGCACGCTGAGGCTGGGTCAGGTCGGCCCGGTCGCCTGGTCGGAGGGGATGCGGATGGCGGCGGCGCTGTACGCGGGGCGAGACATCGAGGACGAGGAGCGGGCGGCATGAGCACGTACGACGACACCGCCACGGCCGCGCTGCTGGACGCCGGCGCGATCCTGCCCGCGGGCACGACCGCGCGGGAGGACGCCGACGTGCTGACCGCACGCACGTACACGCACCCCGCCCTGGACGGGCGGACGGTGGTGCGGCTGGTACCGGGCACCCTCGGCGAGGCCGAGGACCTGGCCCTCGAGTTCCTCGGTCTGGTCCGGGAGCCGGAAGCGCCCGAGGTCGGCCAGGTGCGCCGGGAGACCCTGGGCTTCCCGGCCTGGGCACTGGTGAACGACCCGGCCAACGGCCATCACGCCCTCGCCCTGGTCAAGGACGTCGAGCGGCTGGGCCGGCAGGCCAAGTCCAAGCCGGGCAACGCGAAGGACGGCTTCGAGGCACTCGGCGAGCGGCTGGGCCGCGCGGTCCCGCACTTCCTGCCGACCTTCTACGAGCAGGCCGCCCGGATCTTCCTCCAGCACGAGAACACGACCTACGCGGCCGCCTTCTTCGGCAAGGCGCGCGAGGCCGAGCGGGTGCACGCGCTGGCCGTGGACGAGGAGCGGCAGCGGGCGGTGTTCCTGGAGTTCGCCTTCGCCGGCGCGCTCACCGTCAAGGCGCTCAAGGAGTACGTGAAGGACCTCGCGCGCCGGCTCGAACCGGCCACCGCCTGGGCGCAGTTCCGGCAGCTGACGGTGGAGCGGTGCGCGGCCGGCATGCCGCCCTACGCCTCGCTGCCGCAGGACGCGCGCGGGCTGATCAAGGCGGCCGGGCTCGACCGGGTCACCGAGGAGTGCGCGCTGGTCGCCGACCTGCTCGCGTCCCCGGCCGCCGTGCGGGCGCCCGCCTCCTTCTGGAACGCCTACCGGAGCGTGCTGCCGGTCCTCGCCGAGCGGCGGCCCGGGATCCGGGTACGGCTGCTGGAGATCATGCCGGCCGGTCTCGGCCGGGAGGTGGAGGACGACGAGTTCTGGCTGGCCCTGCTGGCTGAGTGCGGGGCCGATCTGCTGCTCACCGAGGACGGCGGCGAGGAGGTCGACGCGGCGGACTGGCTCGGCCGGTGGGCCCGGCACCGCAAGCACGGGGCGGCGTACTCGCACCGCTCCCCCGCGACGCTGGCGCTGGCCGAGCGGATGGCTCCCCGGCTGCGGGCGGGCGGACGGCCCGTCGACCTGTTCACCGGGCGCTGGCAGGCGGGGGCCGATCTCGACCTGCTGGACCTGTGCGTGGCCGAGGGCATCGCACTGGCCGTACCCGGCTCGGACACGCAGGTGCATCTGCCGCTGGCCCTCTGGCTGCGCGACGAGCGGCCCGGACAGCGGGACCTGAAGGCCGTCGCCGCCGAGCCCCGTTACCGCTCGCTGTTGTTCGAGGCCGTCGAGGGCCTCGGCCGGGG
Coding sequences within:
- a CDS encoding sirohydrochlorin chelatase; the encoded protein is MSSPTGPAGLPVRMPRPRQPGRHRRPEPLVAPEDAPALVLAVPGTPSAATRSLAEEVVSIARSELPGLDARIGYLDGDDAEFPTLQSVLARAAEERTARYEQAVAAGVEGIKAPDGPVAVVVPLLAGPDSALLRQVRHAVMESRIAADLTDVLGPHPLLAEALHVRLSEAGLARADRARLFTVATAADGIVLASVGGDEAVQAAGITGMLLAARLAVPVMAAALDQEGSIASIAEQLRGSGSQQLALAPYLIGPEIDAALLAAAAEEAGCATAEPLGAYPAIGKLALAKYTTALGIAPQQPQGTPVR
- a CDS encoding lactonase family protein, encoding MADGGRRRRAFIGSFTAAGGPGVVTAAVRPDSGALALLESVDGVPDPSYLALAPGGRTLYAVSETADGAVAAYHVHDDKPRLAGPPVPVDASGPTHLSVFDGHVLTANYGSGSVTAVPVRPDGTLAPAPSGLLQHSGSGPHERRQRGPHAHQVQPDPSGRWAVSVDLGTDSVRVCTLDRGSPALHREFALRPGSGPRHLSFHPDGRYAYVVNELTPTVTVCRWDAATGTLKPLTETPVLPGAPAGDAYPSGIAVSPDGRFVWTATRGEDVLSTFTVDGDQLHLTATVPCGGHWPRAITESGGFLYAANERSGNITWFTLDHRTGQPRYDGSVEIPAPSCIVFD
- a CDS encoding FUSC family protein, whose translation is MLKRVFVAPDPGRVRLRFAARAVLGIGLAVVVCAPAVHSVTGAVTGGLAALLALFTVADATVRGQAVTTALLPAVGLPVLAAAAELHDVPVARDLVFLAVVGAGVYARRWGPRGHSLGVFAFMTFFVAQFLHATPGQLPALFAAVLLSVGSAAAVRFGLWCYERRLPPPPVPAPSTGTGLARVTTRQAVQATAGAGFALVAGQLVSGQRWYWAVGATWWIFVNTASRGETLVRGFRRVLGTLIGIALGPLVAAPVHGAPVPTAVLVAVAVFGIFYTAAVSYTWMMLWVTFLAELLYGLLGVLTPGLLALRLAETAVGALGAVLAVLFVLPVTTHLTTDAWIQRALRCVHACTAEAAARLAGSAADPVPRVAELEQLLGRVRLSVAPLVHPLNPIRGRRRRARRVLGLLDDCAREIRGLVVVAADPEASHDARLAAACWRVEAAVEALTRGSEHITAPTEPPAEPALAHLHGLERALAELAEPLRAPSGSPLVGA
- a CDS encoding Lrp/AsnC family transcriptional regulator yields the protein MTVDELDTRILRLLLEQPRTSVREYARILGVARGTLQARLDRLERDGVITGTGPFLSPAALGHPVLAFVHIEVTQGHLDDVGDALAAVPEIVEAFSITGGGDLLTRVVARDNAHLEDVIQKLISLPGVVRTRTEVALRERVPHRLLPLVESVGRAARG
- a CDS encoding HAD family phosphatase; protein product: MSDLGGLAVIFDLDGTLVDSEPNYYEATRRLLARHGVTDYTWAAHERLVGISTLETVALLRDRHRLRTPVAELLAETNRRYLELARTGTRVYPEMRKFVELLAAEGVPTAVASGSSPEAIDAVLAGTGLGAHLRTTVSADEVPRGKPAPDVFLEAAHRLGAAPADCVVLEDAAPGVAAAHAAGMRCIAVPSATARADLFSTAGLLLPGGQAEFTARAAYDWLTSS
- a CDS encoding MFS transporter; translation: MTTTCSKPQQPATDNRRWKALGVCLAAGFISLLDTSIVNVALPSMERGLGATEAAQAWVVSGYALTFGLALVPAGRLGDMRGMRQAFLIGLAVFTVASAACGLAASPDRLVVFRLIQGAAAGMVAPQTSGLIQQMFRGSERAKAFGLLGSVIGISTAVGPLAGGVIIDAVGTGDGWRWVFFVNLPIGVAAFVAGLRLLPRCPASADRRERFDPLGVLLLGCGVLALMLPLVQEQQWTGRDKWALLPAGAVLLGLFWVWERRQGRLGRAPLLDLNLFSMRSFTLGALISLSYFAGFTTVFFVLALFLQNAAGYSALAAGVAVLPFAIGSAVGAALGGRLVVSQGRKVVVMGLTGVTLGLLGTIAVVRLVPLESFGWAAALPMLLGGIGSGITVSPNTTLTLTRVPVKRAGAAGGVLQTGQRVGSAAGIAVVGSVYFAHLAHHGPAPEALQLGLLTSMGFILVALGLAVADLGERAKAPEAPEAQGMPEAESLTS
- a CDS encoding LysR family substrate-binding domain-containing protein, with translation MTGSEETPSFRLAYVPGVTPAKWVRIWNERRPGVPLTLLQVPAAEASDVLRAGDADAGLVRLPVDRTFFSAIPLYTETTVVVVPRDHVITAAEEVTLADLADEVLCHPLDDVFDWDAPPGEPAFERPATTEDAVELVAAGVGLLVVPQSLARLYHRRDLTYRPLTDGPESAVALSWPEEATTDLVDDFIGIVRGRTVNSTRGRQAAPAPKTAKAAPEKAGRAQKPAAAAKATPGARTARGRAPGAKPAKRGKPRRRS
- a CDS encoding DUF5997 family protein → MSSHQTAQTMKPATAAKKLGVYLPATPAAFQEGVVSRAELTELLANPPEWLRELQANGPHPRPVVAARLGVSIAGLARGGVTEPLTTEQIEELKRELPEWLAKERATQAEVRKETVRLKNLKREKESGQG
- a CDS encoding DUF4132 domain-containing protein; amino-acid sequence: MGWVTAGDYEVALDDGKVVCRNAAGRRLKSVPAKLADDPAVLGLRQLAEWLERHERRCLADVERWMTRSLPVPLAVLARVWPDPAWQAALRDLVVTGADGEVAGFLRDADAERGLGLVDLDGDTVRIAPELVRLPHPVLLEDLEELREFAVELGVEQKAQQLFREVWHRPAALDAEGTQVEEYAGGVFKELRFLHGRASQLGYRVRGGYAVCSVLEEGRGVEARVWIGDYDSYFETETGPLAWTDPAGRTLRLGQVGPVAWSEGMRMAAALYAGRDIEDEERAA